In Leptolyngbya sp. FACHB-261, a genomic segment contains:
- a CDS encoding endonuclease/exonuclease/phosphatase family protein has product MRILTLNIQNYQDEVAPWHERRERICRLIKSLNPDVIALQAVRHDPAVEPVHQAEQLQQQLTDYPHSFWQGTTPHSTSSWDGSQFCRGCLLPIHPKCFC; this is encoded by the coding sequence ATGCGCATCCTCACGCTCAATATTCAGAACTACCAAGATGAGGTTGCTCCTTGGCACGAACGGCGGGAACGCATCTGTCGGCTGATTAAATCACTCAATCCCGATGTCATTGCCTTGCAAGCAGTGCGCCACGACCCAGCAGTCGAACCTGTACACCAGGCTGAGCAACTTCAGCAACAACTAACCGACTACCCCCACAGCTTCTGGCAGGGCACTACACCGCACTCAACGAGTAGTTGGGATGGCTCGCAGTTTTGTCGCGGCTGCCTTTTGCCGATTCACCCAAAGTGTTTTTGCTAG
- a CDS encoding NAD(P)-dependent oxidoreductase: MSADRENRQMKVGFIGLGSMGGAMAQNLLTAGHELTAYNRTRSAADPLQSAGARVVASPAEAAREAEVVVTMLANDTAVEAVIWGTEETPGVLSTLKPQAVHVSMSTISLALSQRLAEAHAAVGQVYLAAPVFGRPEAATAAKLWVVASGNSEAIDRCRPLFDAIGQGVFTVGEEPWAANVVKLSGNFLIASVLESLSEAFVLVQKSGVPPQQFLEIINTALFKSPLYQNYGTLIAEERYEPAGFKLKLGLKDVGLVLEAAEAVAVPMPVASLIRDHFLSAVAKGYGENDWAGLGRINAENAGLESLSGSSSSEYSSSVETSTQP, from the coding sequence ATCAGTGCAGACAGGGAGAACAGGCAGATGAAAGTGGGATTCATCGGGCTTGGCAGCATGGGTGGGGCGATGGCGCAAAACCTTTTGACCGCTGGGCATGAACTGACAGCCTATAACCGCACCCGTAGCGCTGCTGACCCCTTGCAATCTGCAGGCGCTCGGGTGGTGGCTTCTCCTGCTGAAGCCGCGCGGGAGGCAGAGGTAGTCGTCACCATGCTGGCGAATGACACAGCCGTCGAAGCTGTGATTTGGGGGACAGAAGAAACGCCAGGCGTCCTAAGCACCCTCAAACCCCAAGCCGTGCATGTCTCCATGAGTACGATTAGCCTCGCCCTCTCCCAACGCTTGGCCGAAGCCCATGCCGCAGTCGGGCAAGTTTACCTGGCCGCTCCCGTGTTTGGCCGTCCCGAAGCAGCAACAGCGGCTAAGCTCTGGGTTGTGGCTTCAGGCAACTCTGAAGCAATCGACCGTTGTCGCCCCTTGTTTGATGCCATTGGTCAGGGCGTTTTCACAGTAGGAGAGGAACCCTGGGCAGCCAACGTGGTGAAACTGAGCGGCAATTTTCTGATTGCCTCAGTTTTAGAGAGCCTCAGTGAAGCCTTTGTGCTGGTGCAAAAGTCCGGCGTGCCCCCTCAACAATTCCTGGAAATCATCAACACAGCCTTATTCAAATCGCCGCTCTACCAGAACTACGGCACTCTCATTGCAGAAGAACGATACGAACCAGCAGGGTTCAAACTCAAGCTAGGACTCAAGGATGTAGGGTTGGTGCTTGAAGCCGCTGAGGCAGTAGCCGTGCCTATGCCGGTAGCGAGCTTGATAAGGGACCATTTTCTCTCAGCGGTTGCCAAAGGCTATGGCGAAAATGACTGGGCTGGCTTGGGCCGTATCAACGCCGAGAATGCTGGTCTTGAATCCCTGTCCGGATCTTCAAGCTCTGAATATTCAAGCAGTGTAGAAACCTCTACTCAGCCCTGA
- a CDS encoding DoxX family protein has protein sequence MAQPLNLGNRYQEIFRVILSVALIIIGTLHFAKSEPFVRIVPGFLPHPLALVYISGFFEILGAIGLLIPPVSRAAAWGLIALFIAVFPANINMTINNIPIEGIPQNQFLYWARLPMQAVLIGWAWLYTRKSQEQIQKSSLGHDF, from the coding sequence ATGGCACAACCCCTTAACCTTGGCAATCGATATCAAGAGATCTTCCGAGTCATTCTTTCGGTAGCACTAATCATCATAGGAACGCTGCACTTTGCTAAATCGGAGCCTTTCGTCCGCATCGTTCCAGGTTTCCTCCCCCATCCTTTAGCCCTGGTCTATATCAGCGGTTTCTTCGAAATTTTGGGTGCAATTGGACTACTAATTCCACCGGTCAGTCGTGCGGCTGCCTGGGGATTAATTGCGCTGTTCATTGCTGTTTTCCCAGCTAACATCAACATGACAATTAACAACATTCCAATCGAAGGAATTCCCCAAAATCAGTTCCTTTACTGGGCAAGGCTTCCCATGCAAGCCGTCTTGATTGGCTGGGCTTGGTTGTATACCCGAAAGTCCCAAGAACAAATCCAGAAATCTAGCCTAGGCCACGATTTCTAG
- a CDS encoding mycofactocin-coupled SDR family oxidoreductase yields MNLGNLFSWIQSASSNKSASRRRLLKTMGISSAALGASALGATVNSSVARATDSTPEPVAQAASATVAQNQGQPTRNNKPLSGQVAIVTGAARGIGRAVAVRLAKEGADVAICDIAGQITSVPYPLAKSQDMAETIRLVEAQGVRALSVQADVRSRQQMENVVKRTIDGFGKVDILVANAGVLTFGWLHEMSDAEWDDVIAVNLSGVAKSMQAVIPHMRERRYGRIVVINSCNSRFGSAQSASYNASKWGVLGLVKCAAVEYAKEGITVNAINPTGVRTPMIINEATLTWADPKNPSPAAIDNYLRNSLNAQDVGLIEPEDVAAGVPFFCSPDAYRVTGEAMDIAAGANVRWNS; encoded by the coding sequence ATGAACCTTGGTAATCTATTTAGCTGGATCCAGTCAGCCAGTTCAAATAAAAGTGCCTCACGCCGTCGTCTTCTCAAAACGATGGGAATCAGTAGTGCAGCCCTTGGCGCAAGTGCGTTGGGAGCAACCGTGAACTCTTCAGTCGCAAGAGCTACGGATTCAACCCCAGAACCAGTGGCGCAGGCAGCGAGTGCTACAGTTGCTCAAAATCAAGGTCAGCCAACCAGGAACAACAAACCTCTGAGTGGCCAAGTGGCAATCGTAACGGGTGCAGCTAGAGGTATCGGACGGGCGGTTGCTGTGCGACTTGCCAAAGAAGGAGCTGATGTTGCCATCTGCGATATTGCTGGCCAAATCACCTCGGTTCCCTATCCACTGGCAAAGTCTCAAGACATGGCAGAAACTATCCGCTTAGTTGAAGCCCAAGGGGTACGAGCCTTATCAGTACAGGCAGATGTTCGCAGCCGACAACAAATGGAAAATGTTGTTAAACGAACGATTGATGGCTTCGGTAAAGTAGATATTCTCGTTGCCAATGCTGGAGTCCTCACGTTTGGATGGCTGCATGAGATGTCAGATGCAGAATGGGATGATGTGATTGCTGTTAACTTGAGCGGTGTTGCGAAATCCATGCAAGCTGTCATCCCCCACATGCGGGAACGGCGTTATGGTCGAATTGTCGTAATTAACTCCTGCAATAGCCGATTTGGCTCTGCTCAGTCTGCTAGTTACAATGCCTCCAAGTGGGGCGTGCTAGGACTGGTTAAATGTGCAGCCGTTGAGTATGCCAAGGAAGGAATTACGGTGAATGCAATCAATCCAACCGGTGTTCGCACTCCGATGATTATTAATGAGGCAACATTGACCTGGGCTGATCCTAAGAATCCCAGTCCGGCTGCAATTGACAACTACCTACGAAATAGCCTCAACGCTCAGGACGTGGGCTTAATTGAACCAGAAGATGTTGCCGCAGGCGTTCCTTTCTTTTGCTCGCCAGACGCTTACCGAGTTACGGGTGAAGCAATGGATATTGCAGCAGGGGCTAACGTCCGGTGGAACTCCTAA
- a CDS encoding endonuclease/exonuclease/phosphatase family protein, with protein MFLLAADTTGTDPTVRLVMHTALEQAGGLLHLFNAHFSYSQPAFAANIAEALPFLASFSGPKLLVGDFNATPDAEPLQNLRDAGWQDQWQRFYADEPGYTFQSFQPQIRIDYVWADATVEPWVKALERVADGGVNDQVSDHFGLLVTLDLS; from the coding sequence GTGTTTTTGCTAGCGGCTGATACTACGGGAACGGATCCTACAGTGCGGCTAGTAATGCATACTGCCCTCGAACAGGCCGGTGGTTTGCTGCATCTGTTCAATGCTCACTTCAGCTACAGCCAACCTGCGTTTGCTGCCAATATTGCTGAGGCGTTGCCTTTTTTGGCGTCTTTTTCGGGGCCAAAGCTGCTAGTGGGAGACTTCAACGCCACACCGGACGCTGAACCCTTGCAGAACTTGCGAGATGCTGGTTGGCAGGACCAGTGGCAGCGCTTTTACGCCGATGAACCTGGCTATACGTTTCAGTCCTTCCAGCCTCAGATTCGGATTGATTACGTGTGGGCAGATGCAACAGTCGAGCCTTGGGTGAAGGCCCTAGAACGGGTCGCGGATGGTGGGGTAAATGACCAGGTTTCCGATCACTTCGGTCTGTTGGTGACGCTGGATTTAAGTTGA